From Haloglomus litoreum, the proteins below share one genomic window:
- a CDS encoding proline dehydrogenase family protein produces MIPPIASNFVAGETAADAMDHAADLNRRNVGAILNLLGEHYEDRADADADADAYIDLVESLAERDLDACISVKPSQIGLEVGDHAFEENLARIVDAADCFVWIDMEDHTTTDVTLDAFERHARETDGNVGVCVQANLRRTREDLERLADLPGKVRLVKGAYEEPRDISYRKKARVDEVYREYLTYMFEAFDDGVAVGSHDPAMIELAEELHAEHGTPFEIQMLTGVREEAQFELAAEYPVYQYVPYGSKWFSYFYRRIRERKGNALFALRAVIGR; encoded by the coding sequence ATGATTCCCCCCATCGCCAGCAACTTCGTGGCGGGCGAGACGGCGGCCGACGCGATGGACCACGCCGCCGACCTGAACCGGCGGAACGTCGGCGCCATCCTCAACCTGCTCGGCGAGCACTACGAGGACCGGGCCGACGCCGACGCCGACGCCGACGCCTACATCGACCTCGTCGAGTCGCTGGCCGAGCGGGACCTGGACGCCTGTATCTCGGTGAAGCCGAGCCAGATCGGGCTGGAGGTCGGCGACCACGCGTTCGAGGAGAACCTCGCGCGCATCGTCGACGCCGCCGACTGTTTCGTCTGGATCGACATGGAGGACCACACGACGACGGACGTGACGCTGGACGCCTTCGAGCGCCACGCCCGCGAGACCGACGGGAACGTCGGCGTCTGCGTGCAGGCGAACCTCAGGCGCACGCGTGAGGACCTCGAACGCCTCGCGGACCTGCCGGGGAAGGTCCGCCTCGTCAAGGGCGCCTACGAGGAGCCCAGGGACATCTCCTACCGGAAGAAGGCCCGCGTCGACGAGGTGTACCGGGAGTACCTCACCTACATGTTCGAGGCGTTCGACGACGGCGTCGCCGTCGGGAGCCACGACCCGGCGATGATCGAGCTGGCCGAGGAGCTCCACGCCGAGCACGGGACGCCGTTCGAGATCCAGATGCTGACCGGGGTCCGCGAGGAGGCCCAGTTCGAACTCGCCGCGGAGTACCCCGTCTACCAGTACGTGCCGTACGGGAGCAAGTGGTTCTCCTACTTCTACCGGCGCATCCGCGAGCGCAAGGGGAACGCCCTGTTCGCACTCCGGGCGGTCATCGGGCGCTGA
- a CDS encoding ABC transporter substrate-binding protein, which produces MSRDTIRELDRRTLLTLAGTAGIAGIAGCSTTDSDGGDGGDGGDGGSGGDGGDGGSGGDGGDGGSGGDGGDGGSGTTYTIGMIDSLTGSLSAFGERNQRGKDLALAAVNEVGINGGGQLEIIVEDSESENQGGVSAAQKLVNQDQVPFVIGAVGSGVSLAIYESVIQGTDVVQLSQNSTGLGLTDFPGLLRMSPTGRTQATALADIIADDGYDQVAMTYVNNNYGSSLAEAFVNAWDGEMAYNNPHDQDQQSYSGVVSEMNGSGADAWLFITYQAEFATMVNEMFSNGYEPQLYGADSVSGDNVLENTPEGSMDGMKIVVPSAPVEEQNYQDFASEFESEYGEAPTAWSAYAYDCVVTAALSIMAADEFTGAALGEVVRDVTRPEGEQVTSFAAGAEILANGGTASDVDYQGVSGPIDLDENGDPVGFLQITEVQNHDYEGIGFIEG; this is translated from the coding sequence ATGTCACGAGATACCATTCGGGAACTCGATAGGCGGACGCTGCTGACCCTCGCCGGAACGGCCGGCATCGCCGGCATCGCCGGCTGCTCGACCACGGACAGTGACGGCGGCGACGGTGGCGACGGTGGCGACGGGGGAAGCGGCGGTGACGGCGGTGATGGCGGGAGCGGCGGTGACGGTGGTGACGGCGGCAGCGGTGGCGACGGTGGCGACGGCGGCAGCGGCACCACGTACACCATCGGGATGATCGATTCGCTGACCGGCTCGCTGTCGGCGTTCGGCGAGCGCAACCAGCGCGGGAAGGACCTCGCGCTGGCGGCGGTCAACGAGGTCGGCATCAACGGCGGCGGTCAGCTCGAGATCATCGTCGAGGACTCCGAGTCCGAGAACCAGGGCGGCGTCTCCGCGGCCCAGAAGCTCGTCAACCAGGACCAGGTCCCGTTCGTCATCGGGGCGGTCGGCTCCGGCGTGTCGCTGGCCATCTACGAGAGCGTCATCCAGGGGACCGACGTGGTCCAGTTGAGCCAGAACTCGACGGGGCTGGGCCTGACCGACTTCCCGGGCCTCCTCCGCATGTCCCCGACCGGTCGCACGCAGGCGACCGCGCTCGCGGACATCATCGCCGACGACGGCTACGACCAGGTGGCGATGACCTACGTCAACAACAACTACGGGTCGAGCCTCGCCGAGGCCTTCGTCAACGCGTGGGACGGCGAGATGGCGTACAACAACCCCCACGACCAGGACCAGCAGTCCTACTCCGGTGTCGTCTCCGAGATGAACGGCTCGGGCGCCGACGCGTGGCTGTTCATCACCTACCAGGCGGAGTTCGCGACGATGGTCAACGAGATGTTCTCGAACGGCTACGAGCCCCAGCTGTACGGCGCCGACTCCGTCTCCGGCGACAACGTGCTGGAGAACACGCCCGAGGGGAGCATGGACGGGATGAAGATCGTCGTCCCCTCCGCGCCCGTCGAGGAGCAGAACTACCAGGACTTCGCCTCGGAGTTCGAGAGCGAGTACGGCGAGGCCCCGACCGCGTGGTCGGCGTACGCCTACGACTGCGTCGTCACGGCGGCGCTCTCGATCATGGCGGCCGACGAGTTCACCGGCGCGGCGCTGGGCGAGGTCGTCCGCGACGTGACCCGGCCGGAGGGCGAGCAGGTCACCTCCTTCGCGGCGGGCGCCGAGATCCTCGCGAACGGCGGCACCGCGAGCGACGTCGACTACCAGGGCGTCAGCGGTCCCATCGACCTCGACGAGAACGGTGACCCGGTCGGCTTCCTGCAAATCACGGAGGTCCAGAACCACGACTACGAGGGCATCGGCTTCATCGAAGGCTGA
- a CDS encoding ABC transporter ATP-binding protein, giving the protein MSENPSPDTDETTAGSAREDDTAAETDADAGEFEFPGDGSTEPVIELDGVDSGYGEVQVLDDCSLHLNPEEIVCLIGPNGAGKSTVLKTIFGMLTPWTGTVTYHGDDIGGMAPEDIVREGIGYVPQTDNVFGSLTIDENLRMGGVARKGGLEEVIDQLYDRFPLLDDKRDSKARTLSGGQRQVLAFARALVMEPDVLLIDEPSAGLAPNTAQEVFGHVEAVNELDTAILMVEQNAKEGLAISDRGYVLDQGTVRFEDRADQLLDNDEVGRLYLGGA; this is encoded by the coding sequence ATGAGCGAGAACCCATCCCCAGACACGGACGAGACCACAGCGGGCAGTGCCCGCGAGGACGACACCGCTGCGGAAACCGACGCCGATGCCGGCGAGTTCGAGTTCCCGGGCGACGGGAGCACGGAGCCGGTCATCGAACTGGACGGCGTCGACAGCGGCTACGGCGAGGTCCAGGTGCTCGACGACTGCTCGCTCCACCTGAACCCCGAGGAGATCGTCTGTCTCATCGGGCCGAACGGGGCCGGCAAGTCCACGGTGCTCAAGACCATCTTCGGCATGCTGACGCCGTGGACCGGGACCGTCACCTACCACGGCGACGACATCGGCGGGATGGCCCCCGAGGACATCGTTCGCGAGGGTATCGGCTACGTCCCGCAGACCGACAACGTGTTCGGCTCGCTCACCATCGACGAGAACCTCCGGATGGGCGGCGTCGCCCGGAAGGGCGGCCTCGAGGAGGTCATCGACCAGCTGTACGACCGGTTCCCGCTCCTCGACGACAAGCGCGACTCGAAGGCCCGGACCCTCTCGGGCGGCCAGCGCCAGGTGCTCGCGTTCGCCCGGGCGCTCGTGATGGAGCCCGACGTGCTCCTCATCGACGAGCCCTCGGCGGGGCTGGCGCCCAACACCGCACAGGAGGTGTTCGGCCACGTCGAGGCCGTCAACGAGCTGGACACGGCCATCCTGATGGTCGAGCAGAACGCGAAGGAGGGGCTGGCCATCTCCGACCGTGGCTACGTCCTCGACCAGGGGACGGTCCGGTTCGAGGACCGCGCCGACCAGCTGCTCGACAACGACGAGGTCGGGCGGCTCTACCTCGGCGGGGCGTGA
- a CDS encoding branched-chain amino acid ABC transporter permease produces MVLDLLANGLVYSSILVLGSIGLSLVYSIADFANFAHGDTMTVGAYSALVTFGAVGGLGGAILGLPLGFFIALAVGIAMAALVAVVTEKVVYEGLDEVGSIGLLITSIGIAFVYRAVIQMGFGADFTRFDIQALRPIEALVPYGIRVTEHDVAIVVSAAVLVTGLHVLLQYTDLGRKMRAMADNPDLARVSGIRTDRVKLWTWVIGAGLAGSGGVFLGLFNQLRPRMGFDLLLLIFAAVILGGIGSVYGAMLGGFLIGMINELTPALSDLGSLLPLVPDAWGIPIGIEYADAIAFVIMVLVLLFRPNGIAGDEEGT; encoded by the coding sequence ATGGTGCTCGACCTCCTCGCGAACGGGCTGGTGTACAGTAGCATCCTCGTACTCGGGAGTATCGGGCTCTCGCTGGTGTACAGCATCGCGGACTTCGCCAACTTCGCCCACGGCGACACGATGACCGTCGGCGCCTACTCGGCGCTGGTCACGTTCGGTGCCGTCGGCGGGCTCGGCGGCGCGATACTCGGGCTCCCGCTCGGGTTCTTCATCGCGCTGGCGGTCGGCATCGCGATGGCGGCGCTCGTTGCCGTCGTCACGGAGAAGGTCGTCTACGAGGGGCTGGACGAGGTCGGTTCCATCGGTCTGCTCATCACCTCGATCGGCATCGCGTTCGTGTACAGAGCGGTCATCCAGATGGGGTTCGGCGCGGACTTCACGCGCTTCGACATCCAGGCGCTCCGCCCCATCGAGGCCCTGGTGCCGTACGGCATCCGCGTCACCGAGCACGACGTGGCCATCGTCGTCTCGGCCGCCGTCCTGGTGACGGGGCTGCACGTCCTGCTCCAGTACACGGACCTCGGGCGGAAGATGCGCGCGATGGCGGACAACCCCGACCTCGCGCGGGTCAGCGGCATCCGGACCGACCGGGTGAAGCTGTGGACCTGGGTCATCGGCGCCGGCCTCGCGGGCAGTGGCGGCGTCTTCCTCGGCCTGTTCAACCAGCTCCGCCCTCGGATGGGCTTCGACCTGCTGTTGCTCATCTTCGCCGCGGTCATCCTCGGCGGCATCGGCTCGGTGTACGGCGCGATGCTGGGCGGGTTCCTCATCGGGATGATCAACGAGCTGACGCCCGCGCTCTCGGACCTGGGCTCGCTGCTCCCGCTCGTCCCCGACGCGTGGGGCATCCCCATCGGCATCGAGTACGCCGACGCCATCGCGTTCGTCATCATGGTCCTTGTCCTGCTGTTCCGGCCCAACGGCATCGCCGGAGACGAGGAGGGGACCTGA
- a CDS encoding ABC transporter ATP-binding protein, with translation MTEADAEVDDDAETQSAAASQTATGSDAAGHARSGANLSKEDVVLEAHDLVKAFGALVATDHASFQVERGSITGLIGPNGAGKSTLFNLVSGFYEPDSGHVEVNGTDVTDLEPYEIADYGLIRTFQTPRKLEGMTVREAMMVGPQHQPGESFVKLFTSPDEVREHEEQNLSDVERILGEFEIDHLATQPATKISGGQMKLVELARAMLAEPDILLLDEPAAGVNPTLRNKLAEQIRRLHDQGTTFLLIEHDMEFVMSLADPVIVLDRGSVLMEGTPEEVQTDERVIDAYLGG, from the coding sequence ATGACTGAAGCCGACGCGGAAGTCGATGACGACGCGGAGACGCAGTCGGCCGCCGCCTCGCAGACCGCGACCGGGAGCGACGCGGCCGGGCACGCCCGCTCGGGCGCGAACCTCTCGAAGGAGGACGTGGTCCTCGAGGCCCACGACCTCGTCAAGGCGTTCGGCGCGCTCGTCGCGACCGACCACGCGAGCTTCCAGGTCGAGCGCGGGAGCATCACCGGCCTCATCGGACCGAACGGCGCCGGCAAGTCGACGCTGTTCAACCTCGTCTCGGGCTTCTACGAGCCCGATTCCGGTCACGTCGAGGTCAACGGCACGGACGTGACCGACCTCGAACCGTACGAGATCGCCGACTACGGCCTCATCCGGACGTTCCAGACGCCCCGCAAGCTGGAGGGGATGACCGTCCGCGAGGCGATGATGGTCGGCCCGCAGCACCAGCCCGGGGAGTCGTTCGTGAAGCTGTTCACGTCGCCCGACGAGGTGCGCGAGCACGAGGAGCAGAACCTCTCGGACGTCGAGCGCATCCTCGGCGAGTTCGAGATCGACCACCTCGCCACCCAGCCCGCGACGAAGATCTCGGGCGGGCAGATGAAACTCGTGGAACTCGCCCGTGCGATGCTCGCCGAGCCGGACATCCTCCTGCTCGACGAGCCGGCCGCCGGCGTGAATCCGACGCTGCGGAACAAACTCGCCGAGCAGATACGGCGGCTCCACGACCAGGGGACGACGTTCCTCCTCATCGAGCACGACATGGAGTTCGTGATGAGCCTCGCCGACCCCGTCATCGTGCTCGACCGCGGGAGCGTCCTGATGGAGGGCACCCCCGAGGAGGTCCAGACCGACGAACGAGTCATCGACGCGTACCTCGGAGGCTGA
- a CDS encoding TIGR03617 family F420-dependent LLM class oxidoreductase: MSELRIDASVPGLDEDTAGLAEAAEAAGFDGIWAPEMDFDAFLPLPVVAEHTTDIELGTRIATAFARSPMVLALQGWDLQRYSDGRFVLGLGTQVKGHNERRFSVDFEWERPGPRLREVVESIKHIWDVFEGEADEFDYDGEFYQFSLLPEAFDPGPLDSGQPDIWVAGVNEYNLKMAGGTADGLCMHIFNTPEYTEEVIEPTVRAGAEKMGKSMDEVTLSASPFVITGDADRRAARREEVRGRIAFYGSTRTYHDVFELHGWDDIGPELHELSKEGQWGEMQRLVTDEMVEAFAVEAPPEELADEIRETYGGIADRVQLEFDPTEPFWEDVVGAL; encoded by the coding sequence ATGTCCGAACTACGCATCGACGCGAGCGTGCCGGGACTGGACGAGGACACCGCCGGCCTGGCCGAGGCGGCCGAAGCTGCAGGCTTCGACGGCATCTGGGCGCCGGAGATGGATTTCGACGCCTTCCTCCCGCTGCCGGTCGTCGCCGAGCACACGACCGACATCGAACTCGGCACCCGCATCGCCACCGCGTTCGCCCGGAGCCCCATGGTCCTCGCCCTGCAGGGCTGGGACCTCCAGCGCTACTCCGACGGCCGGTTCGTCCTCGGGCTGGGCACCCAGGTGAAGGGCCACAACGAGCGCCGGTTCTCCGTCGACTTCGAGTGGGAGCGCCCCGGCCCCCGCCTGCGCGAGGTCGTCGAGTCCATCAAGCACATCTGGGACGTGTTCGAGGGCGAGGCCGACGAATTCGACTACGACGGGGAGTTCTACCAGTTCTCGCTCCTGCCGGAGGCGTTCGACCCCGGGCCGCTGGACTCGGGCCAGCCCGATATCTGGGTCGCCGGCGTCAACGAGTACAACCTGAAGATGGCCGGCGGCACCGCCGACGGCCTCTGCATGCACATCTTCAACACGCCGGAGTACACGGAGGAGGTCATCGAGCCCACCGTCCGGGCCGGCGCGGAGAAGATGGGCAAGTCGATGGACGAGGTCACCCTGTCGGCCAGCCCGTTCGTCATCACGGGCGACGCGGACCGCCGGGCGGCCCGCCGCGAGGAGGTCCGGGGCCGCATCGCCTTCTACGGCTCCACCCGGACCTACCACGACGTGTTCGAACTCCATGGCTGGGACGACATCGGCCCGGAACTGCACGAACTCTCGAAGGAGGGGCAGTGGGGCGAGATGCAGCGCCTCGTGACCGACGAGATGGTCGAGGCGTTCGCGGTCGAGGCACCGCCGGAGGAGCTGGCCGACGAGATCCGGGAGACGTACGGCGGCATCGCCGACCGCGTCCAGCTGGAGTTCGACCCGACCGAGCCGTTCTGGGAGGACGTGGTCGGGGCGCTCTGA
- a CDS encoding DMT family transporter, with product MTGLRRYVFALAPLAAAALWGGLYVVSKWSFAFVPPVTLGFLRVALGGLALWLGLSVVRGATASRPVAREDWPAFVELGGWVALSIVTQFLGTDLTNASQGSLLTVLTPVFVVVLGAALLGERVTRARAAGVALAGAGTVVVLAGQYDLTAIAAGNAAGIALLVAASLTWAGYTVRGVAVVRRYSALTAVTYSTLAAIPMLGLLAVAELWSLGRGLGTLQATPAALLAVAYLGLAATAGAWYLWYKGLEFVPSGTVAVFFFVQPVVGIALGAALLGERVGPGFLAGGALIAAGVWLVSRERQGRGTSR from the coding sequence GTGACGGGCCTCCGCCGCTACGTTTTCGCGCTCGCTCCGCTCGCGGCCGCCGCGCTCTGGGGCGGGCTGTACGTCGTCAGCAAGTGGAGCTTCGCGTTCGTCCCGCCGGTCACGCTCGGCTTCCTCCGCGTCGCGCTCGGCGGTCTCGCGCTGTGGCTCGGGCTCAGCGTCGTCCGTGGCGCCACGGCGTCCCGACCCGTCGCGCGCGAGGACTGGCCGGCGTTCGTCGAACTCGGCGGCTGGGTCGCGCTCTCCATCGTCACCCAGTTCCTCGGCACCGACCTGACGAACGCGAGCCAGGGGTCGCTCCTGACGGTCCTGACGCCGGTGTTCGTGGTCGTCCTCGGCGCCGCCCTGCTCGGCGAGCGCGTCACCCGGGCGCGGGCGGCGGGCGTCGCTCTGGCTGGCGCGGGAACCGTCGTCGTCCTCGCCGGCCAGTACGACCTCACAGCCATCGCGGCGGGCAACGCCGCCGGTATCGCCCTGCTCGTGGCCGCCAGCCTCACGTGGGCCGGCTACACCGTCCGCGGGGTGGCCGTCGTCCGGCGGTACTCGGCGCTGACCGCCGTGACGTACTCCACCCTCGCCGCTATCCCGATGCTGGGACTGCTGGCCGTCGCCGAACTCTGGTCCCTCGGCCGGGGGCTCGGCACTCTCCAGGCGACCCCGGCCGCGCTCCTCGCCGTCGCCTACCTGGGGCTGGCCGCCACCGCGGGCGCGTGGTACCTCTGGTACAAGGGACTGGAGTTCGTCCCCTCGGGGACCGTCGCGGTCTTCTTCTTCGTCCAGCCGGTCGTCGGCATCGCCCTCGGGGCGGCCCTGCTCGGCGAGCGGGTCGGCCCCGGGTTCCTCGCCGGCGGTGCCCTCATCGCGGCGGGCGTGTGGCTGGTGAGCCGCGAGCGCCAGGGCCGTGGGACGAGCCGGTGA
- a CDS encoding MFS transporter, whose protein sequence is MSRTTNAWVVFAGCFLVSIGANAFMIAPSSIAPLFVAEFAIEKAAVGDIVSAAIVGSIVTQIPGGYLMDRYDNRWLMAPGVALFVLVIVATLAVGSFLPFLALRALGGIVGGFVFTAGANVVGEVFVGERQSFATGLFMTSPPVAFVLAHTTSPLVGTAVGPLRVFLLHAGLVVAGLALFWVGAGSPIRSAGTPTTAEFTRALGNPRVLLLSVSTFCAYALYLFLNSWVPTYGTDVLSLSLSAAGTVTALVPLVGIVARTSGGWLSARIGNRRRPVLAGGLLTGLVLLVAVPFAGGFWPFVVLLGAGAFAIQLGTGVYYVLIRELAAPGTEGTSLTVMTTIGFTGSFVAPIAGGWLIESYSWVVAFGTFGAIGLLGAVVLVPLSEGDAAAPAVDSAPDTDS, encoded by the coding sequence GTGTCCAGAACGACGAACGCGTGGGTGGTGTTCGCCGGGTGCTTCCTCGTCTCCATCGGGGCCAACGCCTTCATGATCGCGCCGTCCAGCATCGCCCCGCTGTTCGTCGCGGAGTTCGCCATCGAGAAAGCGGCCGTGGGCGACATCGTCAGCGCCGCCATCGTCGGCTCCATCGTCACACAGATTCCGGGGGGCTACCTGATGGACCGGTACGACAACCGGTGGCTGATGGCCCCGGGCGTCGCGCTGTTCGTGCTCGTCATCGTCGCCACGCTGGCGGTCGGGTCGTTCCTGCCGTTCCTCGCGCTGCGGGCGCTGGGTGGTATCGTCGGCGGGTTCGTCTTCACCGCCGGTGCGAACGTCGTCGGCGAGGTGTTCGTCGGCGAGCGGCAGAGCTTCGCCACCGGGCTGTTCATGACCAGTCCGCCGGTGGCGTTCGTCCTCGCGCACACGACCAGCCCGCTCGTCGGCACCGCTGTCGGCCCGCTGCGGGTGTTCCTCCTGCACGCGGGACTCGTGGTCGCGGGACTGGCTCTGTTCTGGGTCGGCGCGGGCAGCCCCATCCGGAGCGCGGGCACGCCGACGACGGCGGAGTTCACCCGAGCACTCGGCAACCCGCGGGTCCTCCTGCTGTCGGTGTCGACGTTCTGTGCGTACGCGCTGTACCTGTTCCTGAACAGCTGGGTGCCGACGTACGGGACGGACGTGCTGTCGCTCTCGCTCTCGGCGGCGGGGACGGTCACGGCGCTGGTCCCGCTGGTCGGTATCGTCGCCCGGACCAGCGGCGGGTGGCTCAGCGCCCGCATCGGCAACCGTCGCCGCCCGGTGCTCGCCGGGGGGCTGCTGACCGGGCTCGTGCTCCTGGTCGCGGTCCCGTTCGCCGGGGGCTTCTGGCCGTTCGTCGTCCTGCTCGGGGCGGGCGCGTTCGCGATCCAGCTCGGCACCGGCGTCTACTACGTGCTCATCCGGGAGCTGGCCGCACCGGGGACCGAGGGGACCAGCCTCACCGTGATGACGACCATCGGCTTCACCGGCTCGTTCGTCGCGCCCATCGCCGGCGGCTGGCTCATCGAGAGCTACTCCTGGGTGGTCGCGTTCGGCACGTTCGGCGCCATCGGTCTGCTCGGCGCGGTGGTCCTCGTCCCGCTCTCGGAGGGGGACGCCGCCGCGCCGGCGGTCGACTCCGCCCCCGACACCGACTCCTGA
- a CDS encoding branched-chain amino acid ABC transporter permease, producing MSVLSDPQGYWADLTRAEQGVTAFVLLFATLLLLGLLTGGLGPSYFLFLVGLAGMYSLLSFGLNVQWGYSGLINFSVAAFFGIGAYGTALASASSSPLAGGIPPIVGLFVALVLAAVLALLIGIPTLRLRADYLAIASIGLAEVVRIIILNEEGLTNGSAGVRGIPSFFEGWPVLETFPEAMPGVIISFLPGPDIVLQTPFWRALLNVALVLTLVGICYLVLRRVHRSPWGRVLRTIRSDEDLARALGKNTYSYKMQAFVLGSVIMALAGVFYAHLNLYVGPGDLNPITTFYVWVAVILGGSGSNRGALFGGFVIVAIQQGTRFLNELAFIPVDVAPLRLLLIGVIIVLLMRFRPQGVLPPQRELIWSGVVDDAPERPESGVRGAKAGESDD from the coding sequence ATGTCCGTCCTCTCCGACCCGCAGGGGTACTGGGCGGACCTCACGCGGGCCGAACAGGGCGTCACGGCGTTCGTCCTGCTGTTCGCCACGCTCCTGCTGCTCGGCCTGCTCACCGGCGGCCTCGGGCCGTCGTACTTCCTGTTCCTCGTCGGCCTCGCCGGGATGTACTCGCTGCTCTCGTTCGGGCTGAACGTCCAGTGGGGCTACTCCGGGCTCATCAACTTCAGCGTCGCCGCCTTCTTCGGTATCGGCGCGTACGGTACCGCACTCGCCAGCGCGAGCAGTTCGCCGCTTGCCGGCGGTATCCCGCCCATCGTCGGGCTGTTCGTCGCGCTCGTGCTCGCGGCGGTGCTGGCGCTGCTCATCGGCATCCCCACACTGCGCCTGCGGGCGGACTACCTCGCCATCGCCTCCATCGGCCTGGCCGAGGTCGTCCGCATCATCATCCTCAACGAGGAGGGCCTGACCAACGGGAGCGCCGGCGTCCGCGGCATCCCGAGCTTCTTCGAGGGCTGGCCCGTGCTGGAGACGTTCCCCGAGGCGATGCCGGGCGTCATCATCAGCTTCCTGCCCGGCCCGGACATCGTCCTCCAGACACCGTTCTGGCGGGCGCTGCTGAACGTCGCGCTCGTCCTGACGCTGGTCGGCATCTGCTATCTCGTCCTCCGGCGGGTCCACCGCTCGCCGTGGGGCCGGGTCCTGCGGACCATCCGCTCGGACGAGGACCTCGCCCGCGCGCTGGGGAAGAACACCTACTCGTACAAGATGCAGGCGTTCGTCCTCGGGAGCGTCATCATGGCGCTGGCGGGCGTGTTCTACGCCCACCTGAACCTGTACGTCGGCCCCGGCGACCTCAACCCCATCACGACGTTCTACGTCTGGGTGGCGGTCATCCTCGGCGGGAGCGGCTCCAACCGGGGTGCGCTGTTCGGCGGCTTCGTCATCGTCGCCATCCAGCAGGGGACGCGCTTCCTCAACGAGCTCGCGTTCATCCCGGTCGACGTGGCACCGCTGCGACTGCTGCTCATCGGTGTCATCATCGTCCTGCTGATGCGGTTCCGGCCGCAGGGCGTGCTCCCGCCACAGCGAGAACTCATCTGGTCCGGCGTCGTCGACGACGCGCCGGAACGCCCCGAGAGCGGCGTCCGCGGTGCCAAGGCGGGTGAGAGCGATGACTGA